The Dyella caseinilytica genome has a window encoding:
- a CDS encoding peptidylprolyl isomerase, whose translation MPKHLLTAPLLLLASLLVTPLAIAQTTKPVAATAAPAADNPTVVMHTSQGDITLQLFADKSPKSVANFLRYVHEGFYPGTVFHRVIPGYLIQGGLYTKDLQPRRTHSPVQSEADNGLSNLRGTVAVARGADPNSGTSQFFINLVDDRRLDYVGNQSGLTWGYTVFGKVVKGMDVIDKIAALPTHGQGPFAADVPNPPVIIESVAVDGEPVPAAASSTAGADSSTSKSP comes from the coding sequence ATGCCCAAGCACCTGCTGACTGCACCGCTTCTTCTCCTGGCCAGCCTGCTCGTCACCCCGCTCGCCATCGCGCAGACCACCAAACCGGTCGCCGCCACGGCAGCGCCCGCAGCAGACAATCCGACAGTCGTGATGCATACGTCGCAAGGCGATATCACGCTGCAATTGTTCGCAGACAAATCGCCCAAGAGCGTTGCCAATTTTCTCCGCTATGTGCATGAAGGTTTCTATCCGGGCACGGTTTTCCACCGCGTGATTCCCGGTTACCTGATCCAGGGCGGTCTTTACACCAAGGATCTGCAGCCACGCCGCACACACTCCCCCGTGCAGAGCGAAGCGGACAACGGTCTTTCCAATTTGCGCGGCACCGTTGCCGTGGCACGTGGCGCGGATCCGAATTCCGGCACATCGCAGTTCTTCATCAACCTGGTCGATGATCGTCGCCTCGATTACGTCGGCAACCAGAGCGGCCTGACCTGGGGTTACACCGTGTTTGGCAAAGTCGTGAAAGGCATGGATGTGATCGACAAGATCGCCGCCCTGCCCACGCACGGGCAAGGCCCGTTTGCCGCGGACGTGCCCAATCCACCGGTCATCATTGAAAGCGTGGCCGTGGACGGTGAACCGGTGCCTGCCGCAGCAAGCTCCACAGCCGGTGCGGATAGCAGCACTTCCAAGTCTCCATGA
- the phoR gene encoding phosphate regulon sensor histidine kinase PhoR has product MPQVQSAWKLPLILIAGLLAGALIGWLANDHVAIGVAVVSVAEIVLLLTHLRHIAKPMMSSRSPAPLVDPDQPRHDRFMMRSRRLAANLHDLRRAAGSLPDAIVLLDQDQHVRWFNHAAESLLGLRRPQDRGVVLKEKLHNSELAGWLQEPSPEPLNDVSAPGQPSRHINVTMLPFGQRQRLLLARDISHMSRLEQIRRDFVANVSHELRTPLTVIHGYLELLDPEDVPHLAPVLNEMRAQSKRMGQIVEDLLTLSRLETQDHVSEERVPMAPLLATLRKEAEALSQGRHSITVESSAELDLLGSPKDLHSALSNLVSNAVRYTPTGGRITIRWERTAEGANYSVTDTGYGIPADHLSRLTERFYRVSSSRSRDSGGTGLGLSIVKHVLGLHQARLDIRSTPGQGSTFTCCFGRERLLAPEVHENRLVEGN; this is encoded by the coding sequence ATGCCCCAAGTCCAGAGCGCCTGGAAACTTCCCCTCATCCTCATTGCAGGCCTGCTTGCAGGTGCCTTGATCGGTTGGCTGGCCAACGATCACGTAGCCATCGGTGTTGCGGTGGTCTCTGTAGCAGAGATTGTCTTGCTACTGACGCACTTGCGTCACATTGCTAAGCCCATGATGAGTTCGCGCTCCCCCGCTCCCCTTGTCGATCCCGATCAACCCCGGCATGACCGATTCATGATGCGCTCCCGACGCCTAGCCGCCAATTTGCACGATCTGCGCCGCGCTGCTGGCAGCCTGCCGGACGCGATCGTGTTGCTCGACCAAGACCAGCATGTGCGCTGGTTCAACCATGCCGCCGAAAGCCTGCTCGGCCTGCGCCGTCCGCAAGACCGCGGCGTGGTGCTGAAAGAAAAGCTGCACAACTCCGAACTGGCCGGCTGGCTGCAGGAGCCGTCACCGGAACCCCTCAACGATGTCAGCGCGCCGGGCCAGCCCAGCCGCCACATCAACGTGACGATGCTGCCGTTCGGCCAGCGCCAGCGTTTACTGCTGGCGCGCGATATCAGCCACATGTCGCGTCTGGAACAGATTCGCCGTGACTTCGTCGCCAACGTCTCACACGAACTGCGCACACCGCTTACCGTGATCCACGGCTATTTGGAACTGCTCGATCCGGAAGACGTGCCGCATCTGGCGCCAGTGCTCAACGAAATGCGCGCGCAATCCAAACGCATGGGCCAGATCGTGGAAGATCTGCTCACCCTTTCGCGTCTGGAAACGCAGGATCACGTCAGCGAAGAACGCGTGCCGATGGCCCCGCTGCTCGCCACCTTGCGCAAAGAAGCCGAAGCGTTGAGTCAGGGCCGCCACAGCATCACGGTGGAATCCAGCGCTGAACTGGACCTGCTCGGCTCGCCGAAGGATCTGCACAGCGCACTGTCCAATTTGGTCAGCAACGCCGTGCGCTACACACCTACCGGCGGACGCATCACCATCCGCTGGGAGCGCACGGCTGAAGGCGCCAATTATTCGGTGACCGATACCGGTTACGGTATTCCGGCCGATCACCTGTCTCGCCTGACCGAACGCTTCTACCGCGTATCCTCCAGCCGTTCACGCGACAGCGGCGGCACTGGCCTGGGACTGTCCATCGTCAAGCACGTGTTGGGTCTGCATCAGGCTCGCCTGGATATCCGCAGCACTCCCGGCCAGGGCTCGACGTTCACCTGCTGCTTCGGCCGCGAGCGCCTGCTGGCGCCCGAAGTACACGAAAACCGGCTGGTGGAAGGCAACTGA
- the ppk1 gene encoding polyphosphate kinase 1, protein MPRRQAIQPVVDETPQPELFLNRELSALEFNFRVLAQARDPAMPLLERLRYLSIVASNLDEFFEVRVAMLKQRHQFGSAAPGPDGMASGDLLSRIRERVLDLTCAQYATWQDELGPALAAENIHFLTRKQWTARQRRWLQGYFENEVLPVLSPLGLDPAHPFPRILNKTLNIAVVLQGRDAFGHEGHMALVRAPRSLPRIIRIPDEVSGPGDHVVFLAELLQAFVDMMFPGFKVVGAYQFRVTRNSELIVEEEVDNLARALTEELVGRGYARPVRLEIGNDCPQSIVSMLINNFELEETDVYRCDGPVNIIRLGLIYDDLDRPNLKFPRFTPAMPAAFGTGKKRMFDIVSQRDVLLHHPYESFNAVVDLLREAVQDPDVLAIKQTLYRAGKDTPLVDLLVEAARNGKDVTVVIELRARFDEEANIRLAERLQEAGVQVVYGVVGFKTHAKMMLIVRRENGHLRRYLHLSTGNYHQSNSRLYTDIGLMTAHPEIGEDLHKVFQQLSGLGPTINLKQLLHSPFTLYKSVVAKIEREAAHARAGKPARIVAKLNALNEAHVIEALYAAAQAGVEIDLIVRGACTLRPGLPGVSERIRVRSIVGRFLEHSRVYWFKNDGEPEVYCASADWMERNLIRRIEVAFPILDPVLARRVYDETLANYLADNTQAWLLDSEGHYTRATPDELPPHSAQETLLASLCGASLTKPSAS, encoded by the coding sequence ATGCCGCGCCGCCAAGCCATACAACCCGTCGTCGACGAAACACCCCAGCCCGAGCTGTTCCTCAATCGCGAACTGAGCGCCCTGGAGTTCAATTTCCGCGTGCTTGCCCAAGCGCGCGATCCCGCTATGCCCCTGCTGGAACGCCTGCGTTACCTGAGTATCGTGGCCAGCAACCTCGACGAATTTTTTGAGGTGCGCGTGGCCATGCTCAAGCAGCGCCACCAGTTCGGCTCGGCCGCTCCCGGGCCGGATGGCATGGCCTCCGGCGACCTGCTTTCGCGTATCCGCGAACGCGTGCTCGACCTGACTTGCGCTCAGTACGCCACTTGGCAGGACGAACTCGGTCCGGCACTGGCCGCAGAGAACATCCATTTCCTGACGCGCAAGCAGTGGACTGCACGTCAACGTCGCTGGTTGCAGGGCTACTTCGAAAATGAAGTGTTGCCGGTGCTGTCGCCACTCGGTCTGGATCCGGCGCATCCGTTCCCGCGCATTCTCAACAAGACGCTGAACATCGCGGTGGTGCTGCAAGGTCGCGATGCGTTCGGCCACGAAGGCCATATGGCGCTGGTGCGCGCACCACGATCATTGCCACGCATCATCCGCATTCCGGATGAAGTGAGCGGCCCGGGCGATCACGTCGTATTCCTGGCCGAGTTGTTGCAGGCATTCGTGGACATGATGTTCCCCGGCTTCAAGGTGGTGGGTGCGTATCAGTTCCGCGTCACGCGCAACAGCGAACTGATCGTGGAAGAAGAAGTCGACAACCTGGCTCGCGCACTGACCGAGGAACTGGTCGGCCGCGGCTATGCGCGTCCGGTCCGCCTGGAAATTGGCAACGATTGCCCACAGTCGATCGTGTCGATGCTGATCAACAACTTCGAGTTGGAAGAAACCGACGTCTACCGCTGCGATGGCCCGGTCAACATCATTCGCCTGGGATTGATCTACGACGACCTCGACCGCCCCAATCTGAAGTTCCCGCGCTTTACACCGGCTATGCCGGCTGCATTCGGCACGGGCAAGAAGCGGATGTTCGACATAGTCAGCCAGCGCGACGTCCTGCTGCATCACCCCTACGAATCGTTCAACGCCGTTGTCGATCTGTTGCGCGAAGCGGTGCAGGATCCGGATGTGCTCGCGATCAAGCAGACGCTTTATCGTGCAGGCAAAGACACCCCGCTGGTCGACTTGCTTGTGGAAGCGGCCCGTAACGGCAAGGACGTGACGGTCGTTATCGAACTGCGCGCACGTTTCGATGAAGAAGCCAACATTCGCCTCGCCGAACGCCTGCAGGAAGCAGGTGTACAAGTGGTCTATGGCGTGGTTGGCTTCAAGACGCACGCCAAAATGATGCTGATCGTGCGCCGCGAAAACGGTCATTTGCGTCGCTACTTGCATCTCTCTACAGGCAACTATCACCAATCCAACAGTCGCCTGTATACCGACATCGGCCTGATGACCGCTCATCCGGAAATCGGCGAAGATCTGCACAAAGTCTTCCAGCAATTGTCCGGACTCGGACCGACCATCAATCTCAAACAGCTGTTGCACTCGCCCTTCACGCTCTACAAAAGCGTGGTCGCCAAGATTGAGCGCGAAGCTGCCCACGCGCGAGCGGGAAAACCTGCTCGGATCGTGGCCAAGCTCAACGCGCTGAACGAGGCGCACGTCATCGAGGCTTTGTATGCCGCGGCACAAGCCGGGGTGGAAATCGATCTGATCGTGCGTGGTGCTTGCACGCTGCGGCCTGGGCTGCCGGGTGTTTCCGAACGCATCCGCGTGCGCTCGATCGTCGGGCGCTTCCTGGAACACAGCCGCGTGTATTGGTTCAAAAACGATGGTGAGCCTGAAGTCTATTGCGCCAGCGCAGACTGGATGGAGCGCAATCTGATACGTCGCATCGAAGTGGCGTTCCCGATTCTCGATCCAGTACTGGCCCGGCGCGTCTACGACGAAACACTGGCCAATTACCTTGCCGACAATACGCAAGCATGGCTATTGGACAGCGAGGGACACTACACGCGCGCCACGCCAGACGAGCTGCCGCCGCACTCGGCGCAGGAAACCTTGCTGGCATCCCTGTGTGGCGCCAGCCTCACGAAACCATCCGCCTCTTAG
- the phoB gene encoding phosphate regulon transcriptional regulator PhoB, giving the protein MHKRILIVEDEASIRDMVAFALRKAGMDTAQAADARTAQMSIAEQVPDLILLDWMLPGTSGLDLARRLRKEELSREVPIIMLTARGEEMDRVNGLEAGVDDYVVKPFSTRELIARIKAVLRRSQGDDGSGMVELGRLRIDGPAHRVFAGDEPVPIGPTEYRLLYFFMTHPERVYSRAQLLDHVWGGSVYVEERTVDVHIRRLRKTLEPWKLEDMVQTVRGAGYRFSASP; this is encoded by the coding sequence GTGCATAAACGCATCCTTATTGTTGAAGACGAAGCTTCCATTCGCGACATGGTCGCTTTCGCCCTGCGCAAGGCTGGCATGGACACTGCGCAAGCGGCTGACGCTCGCACTGCACAAATGTCGATTGCCGAGCAGGTTCCCGACCTGATCCTGCTCGATTGGATGCTCCCAGGCACCAGCGGATTGGATCTCGCACGCCGCTTGCGCAAAGAAGAGCTGAGCCGCGAAGTGCCGATCATCATGCTCACCGCACGCGGCGAGGAAATGGATCGTGTCAACGGCCTGGAAGCGGGCGTAGACGACTACGTGGTCAAGCCCTTCTCCACTCGCGAACTGATCGCTCGCATCAAAGCCGTGCTGCGTCGCAGCCAGGGCGATGATGGCTCGGGCATGGTCGAGTTGGGGCGCCTGCGCATCGACGGTCCAGCGCACCGCGTATTTGCCGGTGACGAACCGGTGCCGATCGGTCCTACCGAATACCGTTTGCTGTACTTCTTCATGACTCATCCGGAACGCGTCTACTCGCGCGCCCAGTTGCTCGATCATGTATGGGGCGGCAGCGTGTATGTGGAAGAGCGCACCGTCGACGTGCACATCCGCCGCCTGCGCAAAACACTTGAGCCGTGGAAGCTTGAGGACATGGTGCAGACGGTACGTGGCGCGGGCTATCGATTCTCGGCCAGTCCTTAA
- a CDS encoding Ppx/GppA phosphatase family protein, whose protein sequence is MQIKDGELMAAVDIGSNSFHMVVARMEHGEPRVIDRLRETVRMAAGLRADGTLDAEHRARALNCLAKFGQRIAGIPTVRVRAVATNTVRRLASPQAFLTAAEAALGHPVEVVSGREEGRLIFLGVAHDLSASRDPRLVIDIGGGSTEFIIGRGLAPMHTESVQVGCIASTQRFFPGGKLTRKRWQRARDEIGVLLQQFSEEYLEAGWTDAYGSSGSAKAIGAAVQAMKLSDHGVTPAAIAALRDALLAQGQISTLKLPGLAEERAPVFAGAVVIFEAAFAALGIQRLRVCESSMREGLLWDLIGRAGGSDPRTASIDALASRYGVDRAQARRVESTALMLFDQIAPSWKLDTEAREWLSWASRVHEIGLAIAHSQYHHHGAYILRNADLAGFSKQEQHLLAAIVQSHRRKPDKTTFSALPQRYRQLAKYITALLRLAVLFRRARRAESQPPMRLSATTQRLILQLPTGWLDQHPLSQADLEQEVTPLSDLGLTLALSAQ, encoded by the coding sequence ATGCAAATCAAGGATGGCGAGCTGATGGCCGCCGTCGATATCGGCTCAAATAGTTTTCATATGGTCGTCGCCCGCATGGAGCACGGCGAGCCGCGCGTGATCGATCGCTTGCGCGAAACGGTGCGCATGGCCGCTGGTCTGCGCGCGGACGGCACGCTGGATGCCGAACATCGCGCCCGCGCATTGAACTGCCTGGCCAAGTTCGGCCAGCGCATCGCTGGCATCCCCACCGTGCGCGTGCGCGCCGTGGCCACCAATACGGTGCGTCGACTGGCATCGCCGCAAGCCTTTCTCACCGCCGCTGAGGCGGCGTTGGGGCATCCGGTGGAAGTGGTTTCCGGCCGCGAGGAAGGTCGCCTGATCTTCCTGGGGGTCGCCCACGACCTGTCCGCCTCGCGCGATCCGCGCCTGGTGATCGACATCGGTGGCGGCAGCACCGAATTCATCATCGGCCGTGGCCTTGCGCCGATGCATACCGAAAGCGTGCAGGTGGGCTGCATTGCGTCCACCCAGCGCTTCTTCCCGGGCGGCAAGCTCACGCGCAAGCGCTGGCAGCGCGCCCGCGATGAAATCGGCGTGCTGCTGCAGCAGTTTTCCGAGGAATACCTGGAAGCCGGCTGGACGGACGCCTACGGTTCCTCCGGCAGCGCCAAGGCAATCGGTGCCGCGGTACAAGCGATGAAGCTCTCCGATCACGGCGTCACACCCGCGGCGATTGCCGCGCTGCGCGATGCCCTGCTCGCACAAGGGCAGATCAGCACGCTCAAATTGCCCGGACTGGCCGAAGAACGCGCCCCCGTGTTCGCCGGCGCCGTGGTGATCTTCGAAGCGGCCTTCGCCGCGCTGGGCATCCAGCGCCTGCGGGTGTGCGAGAGCTCGATGCGTGAAGGCCTGCTATGGGATCTGATCGGCCGTGCCGGCGGCAGCGACCCGCGCACTGCGAGCATTGATGCACTGGCCAGCCGCTATGGCGTCGACCGCGCCCAGGCGCGCCGCGTGGAATCCACCGCGCTGATGCTGTTCGACCAGATCGCGCCCAGCTGGAAACTCGACACCGAAGCCCGCGAATGGTTGTCATGGGCTTCGCGTGTGCACGAGATCGGCCTGGCCATTGCGCACAGCCAGTACCACCATCACGGCGCCTACATCCTGCGCAACGCGGACCTGGCCGGCTTCTCCAAGCAGGAACAGCATCTGTTGGCCGCGATCGTGCAGTCGCATCGCCGCAAGCCTGACAAGACCACCTTCTCCGCCCTGCCCCAACGCTACCGGCAGCTTGCCAAGTACATCACGGCACTGCTGCGCCTGGCCGTATTGTTCCGGCGCGCGCGCCGCGCCGAATCGCAGCCACCCATGCGGCTCAGCGCCACCACCCAGCGCCTCATCCTGCAGCTTCCAACCGGGTGGCTGGACCAGCATCCGCTCAGCCAGGCTGATCTGGAGCAGGAAGTGACGCCCTTGTCGGATCTGGGCTTGACGCTGGCGTTATCGGCGCAATAA